A genomic window from Maridesulfovibrio sp. includes:
- a CDS encoding undecaprenyl-diphosphate phosphatase: MTSLFTAAILGIVEGLTEFLPVSSTGHLIITGHLLGFTGEKAASFEVAIQLGAILAVVVLYWSRFWGLLFPVPNQKFSGIRGLYLLFLTSLPASVLGLLTHDFIKQHLFNPYTVAWALGVGAIMILIVEKKDLRPNCYTLDEVTPKLALGIGCFQCLALWPGFSRSAATIMGGMLLGAKRKIAAEYSFIAAVPIMFAATGYDMLKSYKLFTMADMPFLAVGFIVSFLSAWAAVKGFIYLLGKLTLRPFAYYRLAIAPLVLFFWS, translated from the coding sequence ATGACATCACTATTTACTGCTGCTATTTTAGGCATTGTTGAAGGACTTACTGAATTTCTTCCGGTTTCAAGCACCGGACACCTGATTATTACCGGACACCTACTCGGGTTTACCGGGGAAAAGGCCGCTTCTTTTGAAGTTGCCATTCAGCTCGGGGCAATCCTGGCTGTAGTTGTACTCTACTGGTCGCGATTCTGGGGTCTGCTTTTCCCGGTCCCGAACCAGAAATTTTCAGGAATCCGCGGTCTGTATCTTCTCTTCCTGACCAGTCTTCCGGCATCAGTTCTTGGTTTACTGACCCACGACTTCATTAAACAACACCTGTTCAATCCATATACTGTCGCTTGGGCACTCGGTGTCGGGGCAATTATGATATTAATAGTTGAAAAAAAAGATCTCCGCCCTAACTGTTATACTCTTGATGAAGTTACCCCGAAACTGGCTCTGGGCATCGGATGCTTCCAGTGTCTCGCACTCTGGCCCGGATTTTCCCGCTCCGCAGCAACAATAATGGGCGGTATGCTGCTCGGAGCAAAACGCAAAATAGCTGCCGAGTACTCTTTCATAGCGGCTGTACCGATCATGTTCGCCGCCACAGGTTATGACATGCTTAAGAGTTATAAGCTGTTCACCATGGCCGATATGCCTTTTCTGGCAGTTGGCTTTATTGTTTCTTTCCTTTCTGCCTGGGCAGCAGTAAAAGGTTTTATTTATCTGCTAGGCAAACTTACCCTGCGTCCTTTCGCATATTACAGATTAGCCATTGCCCCGCTGGTGCTTTTCTTCTGGTCATAG